ACTCAATAAACCGCACAGTCTCTGTCGCGAGCCGGTCAGGAAGGTGTTCGCCCGGAGGGCCATCAGGCAGGCGCGGATTATGGTAGGGCGGAAAATACTGCTTACCGCCGAATGGGCCGCCTTGGAGCCAGCCTCCCTTGTTGATGTCGAAGCCCTGGTACTCCGGCCAGAATCGATCTTGGGAGCCGAGGTGCCACTTGCCAGCGAAAAAGGTCGCGTAATCGCTTGCGTGTAACGCTTCTGCAAGAGTCGTCTCTTCAAGCGGAAGACGATCCACGTAGTTTGCCGGCAAAAGTTCAGTATCGCGATTCCAATGCTCAGGCTGGGGGTCGCCGATATGCGCCGTCAGACCGAGTCTCGCCGGATACTTGCCAGACATGATACTGGCACGCGTTGGTGAGCACACCGGACACGATGCGTAACCATTAGTGAATTTCATCCCACTGGCGGCCAGACCATCGATACTTGGCGTCTCGTAGAAGGTGCTGCCGTAGCAGCCAAGGTCTTTCCAGCCAAGATCGTCGACCAGAATGAATAAGACGTTCGGCGGTTGCGGTTCTGCGGCAGCTTGAGTCTCTGCCGCACGACTACCTTGCGGAAGGTGCAACGAGAGAGCAACGACTAAGCTGCTGGCTAGAAGTTTGAAGTCGAGTGCCATGCGTTGAGTGGTGTTGATCGACCAACAAGAGAAATAAAGTTATACGTCAGTTTCATGTTTTAAGAACACCGGCCCTCAAAGCGAGGGCCGGTGCTGTATCGACCGTGCTGCCCTTTTGACGGACGATTCCTTATCGCTTGCGACTGCTGAAAATTGCAACGCAGCCAAGGCCGAACAGAACTATCGAAGTCGGTTCGGGGATGGCAGTGACTACAAGATTGTCAATGAAGCGGGTATCGAAGTTGTTCGCTCCGACAGAGAACGTTCCGAAGTCAATCCCACCTGCAACTGAGTAATCTTGGGAAATGGTCCCGTCAACGAGAACGTTGATGTCAACCGTATCACCAGAACCATACGCGCCAGCAGTTTGCGGAGTAACCGTTAGCAGCAGCGTGTGGGCGGTGTCGGGAGACAGATAATCAAATGTTCCCAGCGAAGCACCGTCTGCGAACACTTCCGCGTTGGCAGCATTTCCCTGAGCTGCCTGTTGGAACAAGACAGCGAAGTCACCCACATTGGTCGGGGTAAACTCGTTGATGGCTGTCCCTGCGTCGACACCGAGGCCAACGCTAATGAATCCACCTGCTCCAGGACCTGGGTCTGGAGTGACCACGAAACGGCTGAACTCCAGAGCTACTGTGAAACCATTCGGAGCTGCGGCAGCTGCATCGAACTCATAAAGACTTCCCGTACCGTGGGAAATACCTAGGCTGCCATCAGTAACAGCATTACGCCCACCACCCGCTCGCGAAGGACCTGAAACCCAAGCTTGCGCGTTGGTACCACCAAGGCCATTATCGTTGGTGCCCCAGTCAGAGAAGTTATCGGCGGCGCCATTTGGGTCGCCATTGCCATCGCCGCTACCGGTGACGCGCGAGAAAGTATCTGAATACAGTACCGTAGCAGAAGCTTCGGCTACTATCAGGCAGCTGATTGCTGCAAAAGCAGCAAGGAAGTTAAAGACTCGACAACTCATTAGACTCTCCCTCCAAAAAAAGAAAAAACAAAAGCTAGTAAGAATAGTTACTCGAACTAGAAACCCAAATTGTGATGCTTAGCGATGACGCCGTGCTGAGCATCCCGCAAGAAGTGAGACCAGAAGTAAGATCGCACTCGGCTCGGGCACACTACCGACCGAAGCGACTGCACTCGTGGCTCCATAGTTGCCCTCCCAAGTGGGAATGCCGGCTGCATCGTCACGCTGATATTCTAAGAAGTCCGCTCCATCGACAATCATGTCATCGTTGATATCTCCGTCGAGCCCATCACTGGCAAGAGCCGTCACAACGAGATTGTCATATTCACGATGTACGAACCCGTTGCTTGCGAGCGAGAGCGTGCCGAAATCGATACCGCCGACGGTGGAGAACGAATACAGCAACACGCTATCGACAGTCAGTTCCACGTTCAACACATCTGCGTCGCCATAGGCTCCGTTCACTGCGGGGACGATCTGGACCTTAACGGAATGGTCCATGACAGGATCACCATAGGAAATACGACCATTGCCGCTGGGGTCCAGTTCCATTCCATCAACAATGGCGACTCCATCAGTTTGCACGCTGTCCTCAAAGATCTGAATGTTGCCTACTTGGTTCGGAGGATCGTTACCGTCGATGTCTTGCTGAAAGAGGATGGTTAAATCAGCGTTATTCACGTTGAAAGCACCGCCACCTTGAACATCATCGTCCTCGGTGCCGAAACCAACAGAGACGTAACCAGCACCAGGAGCAAAGGGGTCAGGCGGATTGTCTTCATGAAAGCGATTAAAGTCGAATTCAACGGTAAATCCGCTCGGTGCCATCGTGGTAATGTCAAAATCGAAACGAGCTGAGCCCTCGATCGTCGAACCAACCAGTCCATCAGTGACGGAGTTCGCGCTACCGGAATCAGGATTCGAAATGTCGCCAGTTCGAGTTGGGCCGGCCGTATAGGCCATAGAGATCGTGCCACCAAGACCATTGTCGTTGGTGCCCCAATCGGAAAGCCCAAAGCCGGCGCCACCGGGATGCCCGTTGGGCAGGCCACTGCCAGTCGTCCGAGCGAACGTATCTGAAAAGAGCACTGTTTGAGCTGGTGCGTTAGCAGCCAAAAGGCCGCAAAGGGTCAACAGCGACAAACAAGTTGCTGAGATAAGGCGTTTCATAATTCCGTCCCTCTGATCTAAGTAAAAAGTTTTGTTGAGCCATCACACTCACCGCGTGAAGTTATTTAGAAGAGAACTAACCTACGGCAGTTGGACGACCTCGCCGCCATCACTACTACTAAGTCCTTTATAAACTAGTGCGTCAATGCTGTCAGAAATAAACTGCGCAGAACCGTCGCACATCGCAACCTGTACTCCTCCCGCATGTCGACTCCGCGAACCCATCGACATTTGGTTTTCTGTCGTTCCACCAGCACACGGCAAATCGAGATCTACGCGATTGACGCAGACACCGCGGTCGCCATCTGGGGAGTTTGGTTCCAACTTCGTCGAAACTTGATAGCTACTGGGAAGATGGTTCCAGATTCGAGCGCGACGATCGACGCCGGCCCCTTGTTGCGATGGTGCTTGAAGCATCTCCAACAATGCGAATGTATTCGTGGTGCCATCGCTTATATTCTTAATGCTCGCGCCCCATTCGACGGCAAAAGGAGCACGACGATTATCTTCTAGGGTATTCACGTTGGCGGTTTGACCAGGAAGAACTGACTGATCGAACTGGTCGAGATACTCCCAAGATCCCCAGTTGACCCCGTAGTTACCCTTCGCGTCCGCAAGATTCTGCGAGTTGGCCGGGCCTCCCTGGGTGAGTTCCATTTTCTGCTGTTCGTCACTGGGACACTGATAGGTTGGCAAGGCAGTAGTAATCTGCTCTAGAACCACACGAGGTTGTTGATCCCAATCCAGATCGCGGTCGTATGCTGCGAAGCGGGCAGACTCTTCGAGATAGGGTAATAGGTAAACAACGTTCGGTGTTTTTGGGACGTAACCAGGATCATTTGGATTCGTAACCACCGGGCCTTGAGTAATCTTATCGGGGTTGCGATGTCCCAAGTTGCCAGGCGGAAACTCGTTATTGGCAGAGTGATAGTTCTGCAGCGCAAGTCCCAACTGCTTCAGATTGTTCGTACATTGCGAACGCCGAGCCGCCTCACGAGCAGCTTGCACCGCGGGTAGTAACAATCCGACCAAGACACCGATGATGGCAATGACAACCAGCAATTCGACCAAGGTAAAACCTCGGTTCACAAAGCTGATTTGACTGAAGCGCCGATGTTGCACGTTTACTTTCCTGTTCACAGATAAGATCCTCCTGGCTGGTCGCTTGAAGCGACGAGAAGCGGCCTCCTCTACGTGTACTACACTCCAGACCGACACACGCTTCTTACAGTAAACTGCCAGAAAAGTGACAGAGTGGCCTTAAGTCGTTTCAGGATAGGCAATTGGGGAAACATTTTGGCGAGCAGGATAGATCGAGTTGGTCACGACGTCTAAGGGTCTTCCAATCATAATCACGAAGATGCACCCCCTAATGCCCCCGTGGTGTACGCACATCTTTTCCCTGGGTTAACAACATAATTCAAAAGCCACAAGAAAAAAGCAGAAAGTTTCCTGTAAGATTCTTGTGGTTTTTCGGAGTCTGGAAAGTAATTGGAGAGGTCTCTTCTAAAGCGGGGCATCGCGAATTCCTGGTTTCATCCACTACGTTGCTATGTCCGAACACGATGAGACTGCGGATCGAAAATGGCAAGAGATGGGTAACGGCACCGATGACTTCGTCATGGAGATGATTGGTAGTCAGAATCGCCTGCACGCCTACATCTTGTCATTGATGTTCGACAAGGAACGGGCGAGAGACGTCCTGCAACAGACGAACCTCGTACTCCTTGAGAAGAAAGACGAATACGTGCCCGGCACCGCGTTTGGTGCCTGGGCATGCAAGATCGCTTTTTATGAAGTATTGGCTGAAAGGCGGAGATCACAACGTGATCGCCACATGTTCAGCGATGATCTCTTGGCCTTGATTGCCACGCGATCAGAACGAATCACAGCCAGCTTGGACCAACGTAGTGAAGCCTTAGAAGAATGCCTGGCACTTTTACCCTCGAATCAACGTGAAATCTTGATGGCAAGATATCGACCAGGGAACACCATCGGTGATATCGCCAACTCCGTCGGCAAGAGCCCCGGTGCTGTTTCCGTTTTGCTTCATCGGATTCGGAGTGCATTACTCGACTGTGTTAGCAACAAACTAAAGAATCTGCCGCAGGCTTGACCTGACCGCAAGCTGAACCTCATTAAAGAACGACCTATTAGCAAGAGACTGCAAGTAGCCTAATATGCCTTCAAACGATCTCCCCCCTCGAATGCTGATTCCATGGATAAGAACGAACAAAAAAATTTAAGAAAACTGCTGTCAGCAGCTTTCGATGGGAGTCTCGACGAGGAGCAGAAGCAGCAACTAGCGGCTCAGCTCGACGGCAACGCCGCTGCCTGTGATGCCTATGCAGAGTTTATGGCTCTCGAAGCGTCTCTGGAGCAGCGATACGCCAAGACACAACTCGATCAAGAACTGCTCGATCACCAATCGGAGATCGATTCTCAGCTCTCCTCTCGTGCTGAATCGCATGACAGCAGCAGCGAGAGCGTCTCATCTCACGCTACTAGCCTCGCGGTGGAAAGTGCTTCAAGAGAGAAAGCCGTGGGATCCTCGACCGGCAGGGCTCGCGGGCACGGCAAGTCCTCCCCTACTCTCCGTCCAATTATTGCACAAGCAAGTTCGCGCTGGAGAATGTTATCCGCTTTGGCGGCTTCGATTGCTCTGTTGGCTATGGCCTGGTCACTTCGCGGTGAGAAGTTTGCTTCCGTGGTTGCTGTTGAAGATGCTGCTTGGGGAGATGCCGATAGCCTCTCGATTGGCGACCAGCTTGGCGACTCATGGATCGATCTTCGTGAAGGTACGGTCAAGCTTGCTTTCCAAGACAAGTCGCTCGTTTCTTTGCGTGGACCCATACGCTTCCGGGTTGTCTCAGGATCCGAAGGGTATCTGGAATCTGGAAGCTTGACGGCCCATGTCCCTCCCGAAGCTATCGGCTTCCGGGTTGCCTGCGACGACCTATCGGTCATCGATCTGGGAACTGGTTTTGAGCTCAGTACTGACGAATCGAGCGCTACGAGAGTACGCGTTTTAGAAGGTCGCGTGCGGGTTGAATCGAACGCTGAAGAGTCGGCCGTTGAACTTGCGGCAGGAGAACTCGCGACGTATGACCCCAACGAGCCGGAGAACGAAAAGCTCAAGCTTTCTAAGGCCACTTCGCTAGTTCCCAAAACGCGCGGGGCTCTTTCCTATCAGGCCGAGCACCCTGCTTCGCTCGGGTACCGGGCTTATACCGATGACGAAAAAGTAAACGTTTTCCTCGAGCGTTCCTATTTCAGTCTACCCTGCGAAGTACGCGTCAATCACACACGGCCCGGCAGCTACACTTCGCTGGACGTGCCGCGTTCCGTTCTAAACCCAGGGAAGCGCGTCCATGTCTACCTGATTCACTTCTCACCGAAGTCAGGCAGGCGTTTTATCAGCGGAAGTGTCACTTTTCCTGGCAAGATCTTGGGCGTGATCGGGGATACCGATATGCTGAATGCCACGAATTCCGTCCTTGGAACTGACTGGACGCTGCAGTGCCGTCATGCGGAGCGTGGAATCGAATCAACTCCCGATCCGAACTCTGACACTGTCAATGTTAGCTCCGACATGCGTAGGCTTTCGCTGAAACTCCGCACCGAGTCCCTCGACCAGATTCGTGTCTTGGTCGAGCCTGAGCTGTAGCATTCGAAATTGAACTTATCGCGAGTGATTGCCGACGAATGCCCGTGAATAATGCTTCTTTCTGGAAACACTCCCTCGCTGTTCTCGCTTGCTCTCTATTCCTCGCTATAAGCTCGCACAAGTTGTCGCTAGCGGTTGAACAGAACTCAGCCGTCCAGTGGGTCCGCCCTGCGAACGTCCGGTGGAAGTCTGAGGGTGAAGGCCTTACAAAGACGGCTGCACCGAACCAATGGTTTTGCTTCCGCAACGTTATCACGCTTCCTGCCGAGCCTAAAGACGGCACAGCAAAGATCGCCTGCGATTCAAAATACTGGTTGTGGATCAACGGCAAGCTCGTCGTATTTGAAGGCCAGCTCAAGCGAGGCCCCACTCCTACGGATACCTATTACGACTTTGTTGATCTCAAACCCCATTTGCAAGTTGGCGAAAATACGGTCGCCGTGCTTGTTTGGTATTTCGGCAAGCAGGGGTTTTCACATCGCGATAGCGGGTCTCCCGGCTTGCTATTTGAGATTGTTGGCGGCCGGGAAGCACAGATCGATAGTTCACAATGGAAGGCAATTCCTCATCCGGCTTATGGAGACTCTGGGAATCCGAAACCTAATTACCGCCTTCCTGAATCCAACATCGTCTTCGACGCCCGTGATGATCTCGTTGACTGGCAGTTGCCTGGGTTCGATGACACAAACTGGCCCGCGGCGATCGAAGTGGGGGTGCCCGGAACAGAACCCTGGAATAAGTTAATCAAACGTCCCCTGCCCTTGTGGAAGGATTATGGCCTGCGTGACTACTTGGGCGAGCTATCTTTCCCTCTTATCTCAGACGGATCGCCAATCGTTTGCAAATTACCCTACAACGCTCAGGTGACTCCCTACCTCAAGGTCGAAGCAGAGCCCGGTTTGCAAATCGGGATCCAAACCGACAACTATCGAGGCGGCAGCGAACCGAACGTTCGCGCCGAGTACATCACTCGCGAGGGCGTCCAAGAGTTTGAATCCCTAGGCTGGATTAGCGGGCATGAAGTTCGCTACTCCATCCCTGAGGGAGTGAAGGTCTTGTCACTCAAGTATCGCGAAACGGGCTACGACACAGAGTTCACTGGAAGCTTCCAATGCGATGATCCCGACTTAAACACGCTTTGGCAAAAAGCGCAAAGAACTCTCTACGTCACCATGCGCGATACGTACATGGACTGCCCCGATCGCGAGCGTGCCCAGTGGTGGGGCGACGAAGTGATCGAGCTCGAGGAAGCCTTCTACGCACTCGATCCGCAAAGTCATCACTTAGCCAGAAAGGGTATCCTGGAACTCGCCCGCTGGCAAAAACCGGGTGGGCAGCTTTACTCCCCGGTTCCCGCGGGTAACTGGGACAAAGAACTTCCCACGCAAATGCTCGCCAGTGTCGGAGAGTACGGCTTCTGGAACTACTACTGGCATACCGGCGATCAGCAAACCATCAAGCTCGCTTACCCGGCTGTCAAAGGCTACCTCGAGCTCTGGCAAGTCGATGACCAAGGGCTAGTCGTCCCACGCAAAGGCGACTGGACGTGGGGTGACTGGGGCGAGAACAAAGATATGCCACTGCTATTCAATGGCTGGTATTCCTTGGCACTCGAAGGCTACGCCAAGATGTCCGACCTGTTGGGCGAACACGACGAAGCCAACAAAGCGCGTTCTCGCAGGGCCGCATTGCACGACAGCTTCAACCGCACTTACTGGAATGGCGAAGCCTATCGCTCGCCCGGCTACCAAGGCGAAACCGACGAACGGGGGCATGCACTCGCGGTCCTCGCGGGGATCGCCGAGCCTACGAAGTACCCCGCGATTCGCGAAGTGTTCGCCACCCAAGAGCACGCTAGCCCCTACATGGAAAAGTACGTACTCGAAGCCATGTATAAAATGGACCTTCCCGAACAGGCACGCACGCGAATGAAGCGTCGCTACCGTGCGATGATTGATAGCCCGCTGACAACGTTGTGGGAAGGTTGGGGGATCGGCAGCCAAGGATTCGGCGGCGGCACCTACAACCATGCGTGGAGCGGAGGGCCGCTGACGCTGATGTCAAAGTACGTCGCCGGAATCGCACCAATCGAACTGGGTTACAAGCGCTTCGCTGTCCGCCCAAACCTGGGCGAGCTCTCCCAAGTGGAAGCAACGGTTGATTCCGTGGCTGGAAAGATCGAATTAACCATCGAGCGAACTGACAAACGCATGTCGATCGCCATCACCGTACCCGAAGGCAGCACCGCCGAAGTGACTCTTCCCGCCGACTATTCAGAACTCACGTCCGTAGTCCGAGTCCTGCAAGATCGGGAAATGGCAGTGCAGCCGGTAGACCTAGCCGACGAAGCAACGGACTCCGAAACCATCACGCTGTTCCCTGGGAAATGGAAACTAGTCGCGTCGACTGGTGCTTAGGCTAAGACATCAGTAACAACACTTCCATGCACGTTTGTCAGCCGCCGCTCCAGCCCGTTGTGATAGAACGTCAGTCGCTCGTGGTCGAGGCCCATCAAGTGAAGGATGGTTGCGTTGAAGTCGTAGACCGTGGTTTCATTCGTGGCTGCCTTGAAACCAAACTCGTCGCTCTCTCCGAAACTGAACCCACGTTTGACGCCTGCACCAGTGAGAAAGCAGGTAAAGGCGTCCGGATTGTGATCGCGTCCTGTCCCATTAGCTTGTAAGAAAGGCATTCGACCGAACTCAGTTGCCCAGACGACGAGGGTGTTTTCCAGCATCCCACGTTGCTTAAGGTCTGCGATCAGCGCTGCCGTCGGCTGGTCCATGATCTCCGCCTGCATGGCATGCGTTTTCAGGATGTTTGCGTGCGAATCCCAGTTTGTGATGCCATTTCCGCCCGAGGGATCGCTACCATTGAAGAGCTGAACGACCCGTACGCCTTGTTCCAACAATCGTCGAGCGAGAATGCAATTGCGGGCGTAGTGGCCACGTAACTCGCTTCCACCATCGACCCCATAAGCTTTCAATGTGGCCTGCGTTTCGCCCGAGAGGTCCATTACTTTGGGAACGGATGTTTGCATCTTGCCGGCCAGTTCATAGCTGGCAATGCGACCGGCAAGGTTGGCGTCATCGGGATACTGCTGGAGATGCCGAGCGTTTAGCCTTTGGAGCAGTTCGACGGTCTTGCGATCTTCCTGAGCAGACAGGGTCGTCGGGCGGTGAAGATTGTTCGGCGGATGCTTGGCACTGAAATCCGCTGCTTGAAAAGCCGCGGGTAGGAAGCCATTGCCAAAATTGTTTTTACCACTGCGAGCCATGCCCCGTGGGTCGTTGATTGCCACGAATGCGGGAAGTTCCTGATTCTCGGTTCCCAGTGCATAGGTCACCCAGGCACCAAACGACGGGAAGCCCTCCATCGTAAAGCCGGTGTTCATAAAGTTCTCACCCTGTGGGTGAGCGCTCGTCTGCGTGGTCAATGCATGAAAGAAGCAGAAATCGTCAACTTGTTTGGCGAGGTGAGGCAGCAAGTCAGAAACCATCTTGCCGGTTTCGCCACGGGGAGAAAAGTTCCAGAAGGGTTTAGCGATGTTGCCTGAAGGTCCTTCAAAAGTTACGGCAGGAATACCGGGAGGTTTTTGGCCGTGATACTTGGCGAGCGCAGGCTTGTAGTCAAACGTATCAATGTGACTCACAGCCCCTGGGCAGTAGATCACCAGAACTTGCTTGGCAGGCATTGGGAAGTGAGGATCGCGCCGCGCATAGGGACGACGAGAATTGATGTTGGGCCGTATCGGTGCTTTCTCGCCAACACCACCTTTGTCGCTTGCCAACAAACCGTCGGCATCAAGCATGCTTGCCAGTGCTAAACCAGCCGTCGAAAGACCAGCTGTGCCGAGGAAACCGCGGCGATCTAGCAACTGCATGCCACGTGTCGAGAGGCGTTCAGGATTAGTCATGGCATTGGTTAGGGAAGAAAGGCGAATTCGTTGGAATTGATCAAGGCTCGACAGACAAGCGACAGATGATCCTCCCCTGCGAGCTTCATCGCCTCCTGGCGTTCCGGCTCGCTTGGATTGCGACCAAGTAGTAGTTGAAAACAACGATCGAGAGCCGCCGTCGTCTCTCCATCGGTCTCTTTGAGAGCACGTTCAGCTATCCGCTTCGATTGGTCGAGCACCAGATCGCTGTTCATCAGGTTGAGCGCCTGCAAAGGAGTCGTTGAGACGGGTCGTTTGGCTCTCACTTGGCCGCAATCGGGAAAATCGAACGCCGTAAATATCTGATCGTCAACTCGCCGCATTCGTTCTTGGTAAATCATGCGACGCCAGGTGTGCGGGCCGTGATTGTCAGTGACCTCCCACTGAGCGTACATTTTTTTCACGTTATGTATGCGGAAGCTACGACCCCCAAGGCTTCGATCGAGAACGCCAGAAGCCTGCAGGATCGAGTCGCGAATCACTTCAGCCTCGACACGCTTCGGTGGGAAACGCCACAGCAGCGTCGAGTCAGCATCCTTTTTGATTCCCGCTTTGCGAGGCAAGCTCGCCTGACGGAACGCCTGCGAAGTAACCATGAGACTAATTAAATGCTTCATGCTCCAAGGACGGCCATCGATTCCGTCCGCTGTAGTCGTCGGTTGGACGAGCTCTGCCGCTAACCAATCCAGCAGTTCGGGGTGGGTCGGGGGCGTTCCTGCGGCACCGAAGTCGCTGGTTGTTTTTACGATTCCTTGTCCGAACACATGGTGCCAAAGTCGATTGGCCGCAACTCGCGACGTCAGCGGATGCTGGGGGTCGGTAAGCCAATCGGCGAAAGCGACACGCCGATCGGACCCCAGAGCGTAAGCATCGACTTCTAGTTTCCCATCAAGTTCACTCAAACCAGCCGGATAGACTTCATTCCGGGGATTCTCTGGGCTGCCACGGCCAAGTACATAGGTCTTCGCCGGCTCAATGAAACGAGACACGAAACTACGCTTCGGACCCTGCTCGATTTGGGCGTGGATTAGCTGCTGGAGCTCTTTGAGCAACTTCTGTCGCGGTGAATGCTCCCGATTGAGTTCATGATAGTCATCCGTGGCGACGACCTTCCGCCAGTTTCCTTCTTGATCCCTTACCTCAACGCGATACTTGCCGAAATTCAACGCGTTTAGGTTATGGAGATAGTCCGTGTCGAAGAAGTTTCTACGATTCGTGCTGAGACGAATCCGCTTGACTTGCTCTTCACCATTGAACTCGAACTGAACCCAAGGTTCCGCCAATTTGCCTTTGTCGGATCTGACAATCCAACTATCGTTGCCGTACTTGCCGTCATTGATTCGCGTGACGGGGTACCTAGCCGCGGGGCCATCTTCTGAAGAGGTCACGACGGTACCGTGTGAAGTCAAAGCCAGATTCTTACCGCGTGAGTCACCAAAGATTTCTAACTCGTCAATCCGAACCGTCTTATTCTTGAACGATACGCGTATGGCGTCCGTCGAGACGCTTGGGAATCGGATTTCTTTGAAACCAACCCAGTCTTCTTCCCAAGGGCCCATTTGACTGAGGTGGTTCCGTTTAATCCGCATCAAGCGACTCAGCTCTTTGCCGCGCAACTTGCTGGGATGAGACGCTCCTAATTCCGGAACGCGGCTGCCAAACTCAATGTCCTGAAATACCGCAGAGAGCGAGTAGTAGTCCGTGATCGAAATGGGGTCGAATTTGTGGTTGTGACATCGTGCGCAACCGATCGTCAGACCAAGCGCGGACGCTCCCACGGTCTGGAGGATTTCATCCATCCGATCCGCCCGTGCTTGGCGGCGTGCGGAAGGTTCTTGGCCGACAGTCGCTAGTGGCACGTGGGGGCCGGCAACCAAATACCCTGTGGCGTCCCCTTGCTCAAGAGCGTCCCCAGCAATTTGCTCGCGTAGGAACTGATCGTACGGTTTATCCTCATTAAATGCCCGGATGACATAGTCACGGTAGATCCAGGCATTCTTGCGATACATGTTACTTTCGCTGCCGTTGGTTTCTGCCCAACGGATGACATCAAGCCAATGTTGCGTCCACCGTTCTCCGAAGTGTGGCGAGTTGAGGAGCCGCTCGACAAGTTCGAGATAGGCTTCTTCAGGATTGGCGCTAGACAGCTTAAGGAACTTCTCTGTCTCTTCAGGAGTTGGAGCAAGGCCAGTCAGCACAATCGATGCACGGCGTATCAGTGCGCGTGGTTCAGCTGGCTCCGAATAACTTAAACCTTCCTTCGCAAGTCGCTCGCTCAAAAAAGCGTCAATTGGATTCGGATAGGTTGTTTGCCCTTCAGCCTTCTTCGGTACCGCGGGGCGAACGACAGGTTGGAACGACCAGTGGTCGGACTTTTCTCGCTTGACGGCTTCCATTTGCCCCGGCCAGACAGCTCCCTCACGGATCCAGCGAGTCAGCAATTCGATTTCTTCCTCGGGCAGCTTATCGTCGTCAGGGGGCATCTCCATGTCGGGGTCAACATGGTTAATCAACTCAATGAGATAACTCTTCTCCGGCTCGCCGGGAACGATGGCTGCTAATCCCGAATCCCCGCCGGTGAGCATGTTGACGCGGCGAT
Above is a genomic segment from Lacipirellulaceae bacterium containing:
- a CDS encoding PEP-CTERM sorting domain-containing protein; translated protein: MSCRVFNFLAAFAAISCLIVAEASATVLYSDTFSRVTGSGDGNGDPNGAADNFSDWGTNDNGLGGTNAQAWVSGPSRAGGGRNAVTDGSLGISHGTGSLYEFDAAAAAPNGFTVALEFSRFVVTPDPGPGAGGFISVGLGVDAGTAINEFTPTNVGDFAVLFQQAAQGNAANAEVFADGASLGTFDYLSPDTAHTLLLTVTPQTAGAYGSGDTVDINVLVDGTISQDYSVAGGIDFGTFSVGANNFDTRFIDNLVVTAIPEPTSIVLFGLGCVAIFSSRKR
- a CDS encoding PEP-CTERM sorting domain-containing protein, which codes for MKRLISATCLSLLTLCGLLAANAPAQTVLFSDTFARTTGSGLPNGHPGGAGFGLSDWGTNDNGLGGTISMAYTAGPTRTGDISNPDSGSANSVTDGLVGSTIEGSARFDFDITTMAPSGFTVEFDFNRFHEDNPPDPFAPGAGYVSVGFGTEDDDVQGGGAFNVNNADLTILFQQDIDGNDPPNQVGNIQIFEDSVQTDGVAIVDGMELDPSGNGRISYGDPVMDHSVKVQIVPAVNGAYGDADVLNVELTVDSVLLYSFSTVGGIDFGTLSLASNGFVHREYDNLVVTALASDGLDGDINDDMIVDGADFLEYQRDDAAGIPTWEGNYGATSAVASVGSVPEPSAILLLVSLLAGCSARRHR
- a CDS encoding DUF1559 domain-containing protein, with protein sequence MQHRRFSQISFVNRGFTLVELLVVIAIIGVLVGLLLPAVQAAREAARRSQCTNNLKQLGLALQNYHSANNEFPPGNLGHRNPDKITQGPVVTNPNDPGYVPKTPNVVYLLPYLEESARFAAYDRDLDWDQQPRVVLEQITTALPTYQCPSDEQQKMELTQGGPANSQNLADAKGNYGVNWGSWEYLDQFDQSVLPGQTANVNTLEDNRRAPFAVEWGASIKNISDGTTNTFALLEMLQAPSQQGAGVDRRARIWNHLPSSYQVSTKLEPNSPDGDRGVCVNRVDLDLPCAGGTTENQMSMGSRSRHAGGVQVAMCDGSAQFISDSIDALVYKGLSSSDGGEVVQLP
- a CDS encoding sigma-70 family RNA polymerase sigma factor; translation: MSEHDETADRKWQEMGNGTDDFVMEMIGSQNRLHAYILSLMFDKERARDVLQQTNLVLLEKKDEYVPGTAFGAWACKIAFYEVLAERRRSQRDRHMFSDDLLALIATRSERITASLDQRSEALEECLALLPSNQREILMARYRPGNTIGDIANSVGKSPGAVSVLLHRIRSALLDCVSNKLKNLPQA
- a CDS encoding alpha-L-rhamnosidase C-terminal domain-containing protein, coding for MSLAVEQNSAVQWVRPANVRWKSEGEGLTKTAAPNQWFCFRNVITLPAEPKDGTAKIACDSKYWLWINGKLVVFEGQLKRGPTPTDTYYDFVDLKPHLQVGENTVAVLVWYFGKQGFSHRDSGSPGLLFEIVGGREAQIDSSQWKAIPHPAYGDSGNPKPNYRLPESNIVFDARDDLVDWQLPGFDDTNWPAAIEVGVPGTEPWNKLIKRPLPLWKDYGLRDYLGELSFPLISDGSPIVCKLPYNAQVTPYLKVEAEPGLQIGIQTDNYRGGSEPNVRAEYITREGVQEFESLGWISGHEVRYSIPEGVKVLSLKYRETGYDTEFTGSFQCDDPDLNTLWQKAQRTLYVTMRDTYMDCPDRERAQWWGDEVIELEEAFYALDPQSHHLARKGILELARWQKPGGQLYSPVPAGNWDKELPTQMLASVGEYGFWNYYWHTGDQQTIKLAYPAVKGYLELWQVDDQGLVVPRKGDWTWGDWGENKDMPLLFNGWYSLALEGYAKMSDLLGEHDEANKARSRRAALHDSFNRTYWNGEAYRSPGYQGETDERGHALAVLAGIAEPTKYPAIREVFATQEHASPYMEKYVLEAMYKMDLPEQARTRMKRRYRAMIDSPLTTLWEGWGIGSQGFGGGTYNHAWSGGPLTLMSKYVAGIAPIELGYKRFAVRPNLGELSQVEATVDSVAGKIELTIERTDKRMSIAITVPEGSTAEVTLPADYSELTSVVRVLQDREMAVQPVDLADEATDSETITLFPGKWKLVASTGA
- a CDS encoding DUF1501 domain-containing protein; the protein is MTNPERLSTRGMQLLDRRGFLGTAGLSTAGLALASMLDADGLLASDKGGVGEKAPIRPNINSRRPYARRDPHFPMPAKQVLVIYCPGAVSHIDTFDYKPALAKYHGQKPPGIPAVTFEGPSGNIAKPFWNFSPRGETGKMVSDLLPHLAKQVDDFCFFHALTTQTSAHPQGENFMNTGFTMEGFPSFGAWVTYALGTENQELPAFVAINDPRGMARSGKNNFGNGFLPAAFQAADFSAKHPPNNLHRPTTLSAQEDRKTVELLQRLNARHLQQYPDDANLAGRIASYELAGKMQTSVPKVMDLSGETQATLKAYGVDGGSELRGHYARNCILARRLLEQGVRVVQLFNGSDPSGGNGITNWDSHANILKTHAMQAEIMDQPTAALIADLKQRGMLENTLVVWATEFGRMPFLQANGTGRDHNPDAFTCFLTGAGVKRGFSFGESDEFGFKAATNETTVYDFNATILHLMGLDHERLTFYHNGLERRLTNVHGSVVTDVLA